Proteins from a genomic interval of Kitasatospora kifunensis:
- a CDS encoding N,N-dimethylformamidase beta subunit family domain-containing protein yields MAEPHSPGQHSPEQQPPEGPAAGEQRRTARRRFLGLAGAAAAGVGLTACGTGTASGLRTAAAVASNTAGSPSASAPGTAGGAAPGPQRENDKPGNPDWPIGNAGPDQAIEGWADRSSVLPGESFGLHVSTTTPGFKVSAYRMGWYGGARGRLVWQSEQVPGAKQSAAALDPHTRMISTDWAKSTTVDTTGWPEGSYLLRLDAVNGAGQRYVPITVRSAVTAGKLVVVNAVATWQAYNTWGGYNLYNGENGAYATRSLVVSCDRPYHEYDGAGLFMVYETPLIALAEKLGLPLAYTTSTDLAGQPGLLKGALAVLSLGHDEYWSPEQRANVVAARDAGTNVAILGANCCFRRVRYEPSPSGPDRQVVCYKDSFQQDPGYKSGGLPTNDYRVGPHADPESSMLGVIYDGYPVDAPYVVGDPGHWLFAGTNVQAGDSFAHLVGVEYDRVNTGFDTPRPIEILAHSPVVCAGRKSFSDTAFYSAPSGAGVFASGTMRWVESLNASGDGSSGADHAMDARTAAMTQRVTENLLRAFAAGPAGAAHPPQDNVAAVYAGH; encoded by the coding sequence ATGGCCGAGCCGCATTCCCCTGGGCAGCACTCCCCCGAGCAGCAGCCCCCCGAGGGGCCGGCGGCCGGCGAACAGCGCCGGACCGCCCGGCGGCGGTTTCTCGGCCTGGCCGGTGCGGCGGCGGCCGGGGTGGGCCTGACGGCCTGCGGGACCGGCACCGCGTCAGGCCTGCGGACGGCCGCGGCGGTGGCGAGCAACACCGCGGGCAGCCCCTCCGCGTCGGCCCCGGGCACTGCGGGCGGCGCTGCGCCGGGCCCGCAGCGGGAGAACGACAAGCCGGGCAACCCCGACTGGCCGATCGGCAACGCCGGTCCCGACCAGGCCATCGAGGGGTGGGCCGATCGGTCGAGTGTGCTGCCCGGCGAGAGCTTCGGCCTGCACGTCTCCACCACCACGCCCGGCTTCAAGGTCTCGGCCTACCGGATGGGCTGGTACGGCGGTGCCCGGGGCCGACTGGTCTGGCAGTCCGAGCAGGTGCCCGGCGCCAAGCAGTCGGCCGCCGCCCTCGACCCGCACACCCGGATGATCAGCACCGACTGGGCGAAGAGCACCACCGTGGACACCACCGGCTGGCCCGAGGGCAGCTACCTGCTGCGGCTGGACGCGGTGAACGGTGCCGGACAGCGGTACGTGCCGATCACCGTCCGCTCGGCGGTGACCGCCGGGAAGCTGGTGGTGGTGAACGCGGTCGCCACCTGGCAGGCCTACAACACCTGGGGCGGCTACAACCTCTACAACGGCGAGAACGGCGCGTACGCGACCCGCTCGCTGGTGGTCTCCTGCGACCGCCCGTACCACGAGTACGACGGCGCCGGGCTCTTCATGGTCTACGAGACACCGCTGATCGCGCTGGCCGAGAAGCTCGGGCTGCCGCTGGCGTACACCACCAGCACCGACCTGGCCGGGCAGCCAGGGCTGCTCAAGGGCGCGCTCGCGGTGCTCTCGCTCGGGCACGACGAGTACTGGTCGCCCGAGCAGCGCGCCAACGTGGTCGCGGCCCGGGACGCCGGGACCAACGTGGCCATCCTGGGCGCCAACTGCTGCTTCCGCCGGGTGCGTTACGAGCCCTCGCCGAGTGGCCCGGACCGGCAGGTGGTCTGCTACAAGGACTCCTTCCAGCAGGACCCCGGCTACAAGAGCGGCGGGCTGCCGACCAACGACTACCGGGTGGGCCCGCACGCCGATCCGGAGAGCAGCATGCTCGGGGTGATCTACGACGGCTACCCGGTGGACGCGCCCTACGTGGTGGGCGACCCGGGGCACTGGCTCTTCGCCGGGACCAACGTGCAGGCCGGCGACAGCTTCGCGCACCTGGTGGGGGTCGAGTACGACCGGGTCAACACCGGCTTCGACACGCCGCGTCCGATCGAGATCCTGGCGCACTCGCCGGTGGTCTGCGCGGGCCGCAAGAGCTTCAGCGACACCGCCTTCTACAGCGCGCCCAGCGGGGCGGGCGTCTTCGCCAGCGGCACCATGCGCTGGGTGGAGTCGCTGAACGCCAGCGGCGACGGCAGCTCGGGTGCGGACCACGCGATGGACGCCAGGACCGCGGCGATGACCCAGCGGGTGACGGAGAACCTGCTGCGCGCCTTCGCGGCCGGCCCGGCGGGCGCGGCGCACCCGCCGCAGGACAACGTGGCCGCGGTGTACGCCGGCCACTGA
- a CDS encoding penicillin-binding transpeptidase domain-containing protein has translation MRQGAKTAIVSAIAAAMLGAGGYGAYSLVGSDSKKSAAPAAPKPRTVVAESPSPDLAASGAKAFLAAWTSGDLQGASKLTDDPASALTALTAFQQQVKPSAVTLTPGGPTTPAAFASATAQPAGAAAKPSPSASAGASGSPSPSASAAPASQVLLNFKSHLEFAGTSNTWDYTGYLGMVKMSDGTAAVHWAPTVINPHLGPGQQIVTQPVFNPPTRVTDRNGQSLQNAPSLTQILANFQSNPPAQNPADAGTGVAIVDPAGKTKPQPLFTITDPKPGQPIKLTLDANLQAAAQKAVDEQYAKDPSHKAAAVAIEPSTGNVLAVANAPATGFNMALQGQTAPGSTMKVITASALLEGGIDPNATMPCPSSINTGTVYHNDFTDEEPNNTFMQDFTVSCNTAFIKQSLATLQSGSLNKQASDVFGIGLNWKIGFPSFDGSVPGAGQTKDETAGEYFGQGKDLMDPLTMASVAATVANGTFKQPVLMAGMPQLPAARQLSPDTLTKLRSMMNSVLTNSAGTAYNALQGVSGNIGGKTGTAETSSDPKAPTNSWFTGYRDNLAVSVEVINGGFGAAAAVPAAVEVLKVGNGS, from the coding sequence ATGCGTCAGGGCGCGAAGACCGCCATCGTCAGCGCCATCGCAGCCGCCATGCTCGGCGCCGGCGGGTACGGGGCGTACTCACTGGTCGGCTCGGACAGCAAGAAGTCCGCCGCGCCGGCCGCGCCCAAGCCCCGCACCGTGGTCGCCGAGTCGCCCTCGCCCGACCTCGCGGCGAGCGGCGCCAAGGCCTTCCTGGCCGCCTGGACCAGCGGCGACCTGCAGGGCGCCAGCAAGCTGACCGACGACCCGGCGAGCGCGCTCACCGCGCTGACCGCGTTCCAGCAGCAGGTCAAGCCGAGCGCGGTCACCCTCACCCCGGGCGGCCCGACCACCCCCGCCGCCTTCGCCTCGGCCACCGCGCAGCCCGCCGGCGCCGCCGCCAAGCCCTCGCCGTCCGCTTCGGCCGGCGCCTCCGGCTCGCCCTCGCCGTCGGCCTCGGCCGCGCCGGCCAGCCAGGTGCTGCTCAACTTCAAGTCCCACCTGGAGTTCGCGGGCACCAGCAACACCTGGGACTACACCGGGTACCTCGGCATGGTGAAGATGAGCGACGGCACGGCCGCGGTGCACTGGGCGCCGACCGTGATCAACCCGCACCTGGGCCCCGGCCAGCAGATCGTCACCCAGCCGGTCTTCAACCCGCCGACCCGGGTCACCGACCGCAACGGACAGTCGCTGCAGAACGCCCCCTCGCTCACCCAGATCCTGGCGAACTTCCAGTCGAACCCGCCCGCCCAGAACCCGGCCGACGCCGGCACCGGCGTGGCGATCGTGGACCCGGCGGGCAAGACCAAGCCGCAGCCGCTGTTCACCATCACCGACCCCAAGCCCGGCCAGCCGATCAAGCTGACCCTCGACGCGAACCTGCAGGCGGCCGCGCAGAAGGCGGTCGACGAGCAGTACGCCAAGGACCCCAGCCACAAGGCGGCGGCGGTCGCCATCGAACCGAGCACCGGCAACGTCCTGGCGGTCGCGAACGCCCCGGCGACCGGCTTCAACATGGCGCTCCAGGGCCAGACCGCGCCCGGCTCCACGATGAAGGTGATCACCGCCAGCGCGCTGCTGGAGGGTGGGATCGACCCGAACGCCACCATGCCCTGCCCGTCGAGCATCAACACCGGCACGGTGTACCACAACGACTTCACCGACGAAGAGCCCAACAACACGTTCATGCAGGACTTCACGGTCTCCTGCAACACCGCCTTCATCAAGCAGAGTCTGGCCACCCTGCAGTCCGGCTCGCTGAACAAGCAGGCCTCGGACGTGTTCGGCATCGGGCTGAACTGGAAGATCGGCTTCCCCAGCTTCGACGGCTCGGTCCCCGGGGCGGGGCAGACCAAGGACGAGACGGCGGGTGAGTACTTCGGCCAGGGCAAGGACCTGATGGACCCGCTGACCATGGCCTCGGTCGCGGCCACCGTGGCGAACGGCACCTTCAAGCAGCCGGTCCTGATGGCGGGTATGCCGCAGCTCCCGGCCGCCCGGCAGCTGTCGCCGGACACCCTGACCAAGCTGCGCTCGATGATGAACAGCGTCCTGACCAACTCGGCGGGCACCGCCTACAACGCGCTGCAGGGCGTCAGCGGCAACATCGGCGGCAAGACCGGCACCGCCGAGACCTCCAGCGACCCCAAGGCCCCCACCAACAGCTGGTTCACCGGCTACCGGGACAACCTGGCGGTCTCCGTCGAGGTGATCAACGGCGGCTTCGGCGCCGCCGCCGCGGTGCCCGCGGCAGTGGAGGTGCTCAAGGTGGGCAACGGCAGCTGA
- the rsmI gene encoding 16S rRNA (cytidine(1402)-2'-O)-methyltransferase produces MTGVLVLAGTPIGDVADAPPRLLTELASADVIAAEDTRRLRRLTQALGVTPTGRVLSYFEGNEVGRTPELVEALVGGARVLLVTDAGMPSVSDPGYRLVAAAVEAGIKVTAVPGPSAVLTALALSALPVDRFTFEGFLPRKAGDRSRALAEIAAEPRTMVFFEAPHRIAETLVAMAEAFGAERSAAVCRELTKTYEEVKRGPLGELADWAAEGVRGEITVVVAGAPPAAPQQLTAAELAERVAAREAAGERRKEAIAAVALAVGRPKREVFDAVVAVKHSS; encoded by the coding sequence GTGACTGGTGTACTCGTGCTGGCAGGAACCCCCATCGGCGACGTCGCGGACGCCCCGCCCCGACTGCTCACCGAGCTCGCCTCGGCGGACGTGATCGCGGCGGAGGACACCCGGCGGCTGCGCCGGCTCACCCAGGCGCTCGGCGTCACCCCCACCGGGCGGGTGCTCTCCTACTTCGAGGGGAACGAGGTCGGCCGCACCCCGGAGCTGGTCGAGGCGCTGGTCGGCGGGGCCCGGGTGCTGCTGGTGACCGACGCCGGGATGCCCTCGGTCTCCGACCCCGGCTACCGCCTGGTGGCCGCCGCCGTCGAGGCCGGGATCAAGGTCACCGCGGTGCCGGGACCCTCCGCCGTGCTCACCGCACTGGCGCTGTCCGCGTTGCCGGTGGACCGCTTCACCTTCGAGGGCTTCCTGCCGCGCAAGGCCGGCGACCGCTCCCGCGCGCTGGCCGAGATCGCCGCCGAACCGCGCACCATGGTCTTCTTCGAGGCGCCGCACCGGATCGCCGAGACGCTGGTCGCGATGGCCGAGGCCTTCGGTGCCGAACGATCGGCGGCCGTCTGCCGTGAGCTGACCAAGACCTACGAGGAGGTCAAGCGCGGCCCGCTCGGCGAGCTGGCCGACTGGGCGGCCGAGGGGGTGCGCGGCGAGATCACCGTGGTGGTGGCCGGCGCCCCGCCCGCCGCGCCGCAGCAGCTGACGGCCGCCGAGCTGGCCGAACGGGTGGCCGCGCGGGAGGCGGCCGGCGAGCGCCGCAAGGAGGCGATCGCGGCGGTGGCGCTCGCGGTCGGTCGGCCCAAGCGCGAGGTCTTCGACGCGGTGGTGGCGGTCAAGCACAGCTCGTGA
- a CDS encoding APC family permease, translating to MPSTTPLGQRLLRRKPVETLIAESAGNGGAGQLRRSIGLWQLSAIGIGATVGTGIFFVLSSAVPEAGPAVVLSFVLAAVTAGLTALCYAELASAIPVSGSSYSYAYATLGEATAFGVGVCLLLEYGVSASAIAVSWGQYLNKFCQLAFGLTIPDWLAQPPGDGGIFNLPAVVLVAMVCLLLVRGAGESAKVNAIMVGIKIVVLALFVAVGLTGFHTNNLHDFMPLGWSGVGTAASGIFFSFIGLDAVSTAGEEVRDPRRTLPRAIIISLLVVTLLYVAVAVVAIGAQPWQKFDGQEAGLAQILQDLTGQTWPALVFALGAIVSIFSVTLVVIYGQTRILYSMGRDGMLPARFAQVSARTGTPVWNTVVVGLAVATLAAFVPLDILTDLTSLGTLCAFAVVSVGVIVLRRRSPELRRGFKVPGYPVTPLLSVGFCVYLIRGLQPLTFIFFGVALAIAAAAYFGYGIRHSRLERATDASAVPERTFG from the coding sequence GTGCCCAGCACCACCCCCCTCGGTCAGCGCCTGTTGCGGCGCAAGCCGGTCGAGACCCTGATAGCCGAGAGCGCCGGCAACGGTGGAGCGGGCCAGCTGCGCCGTTCGATCGGCCTGTGGCAGCTGTCGGCGATCGGCATCGGGGCCACCGTCGGCACCGGGATCTTCTTCGTGCTCAGCTCGGCGGTCCCCGAGGCCGGGCCCGCCGTGGTGCTCTCCTTCGTGCTGGCCGCCGTCACCGCGGGCCTGACCGCGCTCTGCTACGCCGAGCTGGCTTCGGCGATCCCGGTCTCCGGCTCCTCCTACAGCTACGCCTACGCCACCCTGGGCGAGGCCACCGCCTTCGGGGTCGGGGTCTGCCTGCTGCTCGAGTACGGGGTCTCGGCCTCGGCGATCGCGGTCAGTTGGGGGCAGTACCTGAACAAGTTCTGCCAGCTGGCCTTCGGCCTGACCATCCCGGACTGGCTGGCGCAGCCGCCGGGCGACGGCGGGATCTTCAACCTGCCCGCGGTGGTCCTGGTGGCCATGGTCTGCCTGCTGCTGGTGCGCGGGGCCGGTGAGAGCGCCAAGGTCAACGCGATCATGGTCGGGATCAAGATCGTGGTGCTCGCGCTCTTCGTCGCGGTCGGCCTGACCGGCTTCCACACGAACAACCTGCACGACTTCATGCCGCTGGGCTGGTCCGGCGTCGGCACCGCCGCCTCCGGCATCTTCTTCTCGTTCATCGGCCTGGACGCCGTCTCCACGGCCGGCGAGGAGGTCCGCGACCCGCGCCGCACCCTGCCGCGGGCGATCATCATCTCGCTGCTGGTGGTCACCCTGCTCTACGTCGCGGTCGCGGTGGTGGCGATCGGTGCCCAGCCCTGGCAGAAGTTCGACGGCCAGGAGGCCGGGCTCGCGCAGATCCTGCAGGACCTCACCGGGCAGACCTGGCCGGCCCTGGTCTTCGCGCTCGGCGCGATCGTCTCGATCTTCAGCGTCACCCTGGTGGTGATCTACGGTCAGACCCGGATCCTGTACTCGATGGGCCGCGACGGGATGCTGCCCGCCCGCTTCGCCCAGGTCTCCGCGCGCACCGGCACGCCGGTCTGGAACACCGTGGTGGTCGGACTGGCCGTCGCCACGCTGGCCGCGTTCGTGCCGCTGGACATCCTGACCGATCTGACCAGTCTGGGCACCCTGTGCGCCTTCGCGGTGGTCTCGGTGGGAGTGATCGTGTTGCGGCGGCGCAGCCCGGAGCTGCGGCGCGGCTTCAAGGTCCCCGGCTACCCCGTCACCCCGCTGCTCAGCGTGGGGTTCTGCGTCTACCTGATCCGTGGGCTGCAGCCGCTGACCTTCATCTTCTTCGGGGTCGCGCTGGCGATCGCGGCCGCCGCCTACTTCGGCTACGGCATCCGGCACTCCCGGCTGGAGCGGGCCACCGACGCCTCCGCCGTCCCGGAGCGCACGTTTGGCTGA
- a CDS encoding glycosyltransferase 87 family protein: MVTTRSSGAPGARGRFGVRRGAKAPDGRPAGHPGGHPAGHRTRPEAGPAPCSTLPRQRPTRTVAAPAGAGRGQRLAVLGMRLGGLRSVHLFGCLVAAGWAAAFPLVSDLAVQRLWGTVAAPAYLLAGLAVLTLPRRWAGRVAAVIALFGAVLLPLGMLAAQGHHQSEVMVVERSAHLLLHTGTPYLPHPVKVSDFNPYLPTMVVFGLPRAALGSVGLVCRVLGDARIWFALSFLAFLTISWRLLRPSREYSALLPLGVLTGSPLIALMLSVGGVDLPLIGLCCLAMALAARGRAIATGLALALACTLKWTAWPALPVAVLLLWRLYGRRPAGRATLTAVLGGVAVILPFALTGLRNFLNQVIRFPLGLTSAHTPADSPLPGKVLADLGPAGHTVSMVLLVLGAAAVAGWLVLRPPTSAVAAADLLAGGLTLGFMLAPAGRFGYFALPAVLVIWPRLAARSWTGRLSGSPRTVESEGVAAVH, from the coding sequence ATGGTGACCACCCGTTCGTCCGGCGCGCCTGGGGCCCGCGGCCGGTTCGGCGTTCGACGCGGCGCGAAGGCGCCCGACGGCCGACCCGCGGGGCATCCCGGCGGCCATCCGGCTGGCCACCGCACCCGGCCCGAGGCCGGCCCGGCGCCGTGCTCCACACTGCCCCGGCAGCGCCCGACGAGGACGGTGGCCGCACCTGCCGGGGCCGGGCGCGGTCAGCGGTTGGCCGTGCTGGGGATGCGGCTGGGCGGGCTCCGCTCGGTGCACCTGTTCGGCTGCCTGGTCGCGGCCGGCTGGGCGGCGGCTTTCCCGCTCGTCTCCGATCTGGCCGTCCAGCGACTCTGGGGGACTGTCGCGGCCCCCGCCTACCTGCTGGCCGGGCTGGCCGTGCTCACCCTGCCGCGCCGCTGGGCCGGTCGGGTCGCCGCCGTGATCGCGCTGTTCGGCGCGGTGCTGCTGCCGCTCGGCATGCTGGCCGCGCAGGGGCACCACCAGTCCGAGGTGATGGTGGTCGAGCGCTCCGCCCACCTGCTGCTGCACACCGGCACGCCGTACCTGCCGCACCCGGTGAAGGTCAGTGACTTCAACCCCTACCTGCCGACCATGGTGGTCTTCGGGCTGCCGCGGGCGGCGCTCGGCTCGGTCGGCCTGGTCTGCCGGGTGCTCGGAGACGCCAGGATCTGGTTCGCCCTCAGCTTCCTGGCCTTCCTGACCATCAGCTGGCGGCTGCTGCGGCCCAGCCGCGAGTACTCCGCGCTGCTGCCGCTCGGGGTGCTCACCGGCTCGCCGCTGATCGCCCTGATGCTCTCCGTCGGCGGGGTGGACCTGCCGCTGATCGGCCTCTGCTGCCTGGCGATGGCACTGGCCGCCCGGGGCCGGGCGATCGCCACCGGGTTGGCGCTGGCGCTGGCCTGCACCCTCAAATGGACCGCCTGGCCGGCGCTTCCGGTGGCCGTCCTGCTGCTCTGGCGGCTGTACGGGCGGCGCCCGGCCGGGCGGGCCACGCTGACGGCCGTGCTGGGGGGTGTGGCGGTGATCCTGCCGTTCGCACTGACCGGGCTGCGGAACTTCCTCAACCAGGTGATCCGGTTCCCCCTCGGTCTGACCTCGGCGCACACCCCGGCCGACAGCCCGCTGCCCGGCAAGGTGCTGGCGGACCTCGGTCCGGCCGGGCACACCGTCTCGATGGTGCTGCTGGTACTGGGCGCGGCAGCGGTGGCCGGCTGGCTGGTGCTGCGGCCGCCGACCTCGGCGGTGGCCGCAGCCGACCTGCTGGCCGGTGGGCTCACGCTCGGCTTCATGCTGGCGCCGGCCGGGCGGTTCGGCTATTTCGCGCTACCCGCCGTGCTGGTGATCTGGCCCCGCCTGGCCGCCCGCTCCTGGACCGGGCGGCTCTCAGGAAGCCCACGTACGGTGGAGAGCGAGGGTGTCGCGGCAGTCCACTAG
- a CDS encoding dolichyl-phosphate-mannose--protein mannosyltransferase, giving the protein MNGETAAETTVVETTADTPGDTDPDDGLHGVDTVGVPAPRAAAEPSGSWLRRLAAHDYRPPRRASLAERLVPPMPDGPGVTPDVLAPSPLLLRAGIQLNPRLWNWLCRWAGWVGPLVVALFGGLLRFWHLGSPNAVIFDETYYAKDAYALWQGGYETSWPDNANAQLVQAHQVIPYRTDPSFIVHPPVGKWLIGMGEQIFGMHPFGWRFMVALLGSLSILMLARIARRLFRSTLLGCVAGLLLSVDGLHFVLSRTSLLDLIVMFWTLAAFGFLLLDRDHTRARIARRLGEVSDPVLAHKLRLGLRPYRLAAGVCVGLACSTKWSGMYVAAFFGLLTVFWDLGARKLAGARRPYWSTLVRDGLPAFASIVVVSLVVYVGSWSGWLASSSVPGKGGYGRDWAVGRPGLSTEFVSLPLFGKVKMPFRVDMTWVPEGLRALWHYHSQMYNFNIGLSTPHLYQSNPWSWLVLGRPVSFYYESPKLGESGCKATQCASEVLAIGTPLLWWAGVIALVYCLYRWVLRRDWRAGAVLCGLGAGLLPWFEYQHRTIFLFYAVAFVPFLVLAVTMLIGALIGPSGASYERRLVGGAAAGVLVLAVMWNFLYFLPLYTGQVIPMDAWRSRMWFTSWI; this is encoded by the coding sequence GTGAATGGCGAGACGGCGGCAGAGACGACAGTGGTTGAGACCACCGCGGACACCCCGGGCGACACCGACCCGGACGACGGGCTCCACGGGGTCGACACCGTAGGCGTCCCGGCACCGCGCGCGGCCGCCGAGCCGAGCGGCAGCTGGCTGCGCAGGCTGGCCGCGCACGACTACCGGCCACCGCGCCGGGCCTCGCTCGCCGAGCGCCTGGTGCCGCCGATGCCGGACGGCCCCGGGGTCACCCCGGACGTGCTCGCCCCCTCGCCGCTGCTGCTGCGGGCCGGCATCCAGCTGAACCCGCGCCTGTGGAACTGGCTCTGCCGCTGGGCGGGCTGGGTGGGCCCGCTGGTGGTGGCGCTCTTCGGCGGCCTGCTGCGGTTCTGGCACCTGGGCAGCCCGAACGCGGTCATCTTCGACGAGACGTACTACGCCAAGGACGCCTACGCGCTCTGGCAGGGCGGCTACGAGACCTCCTGGCCGGACAACGCCAACGCCCAGCTGGTGCAGGCGCACCAGGTGATCCCGTACCGCACCGACCCGTCCTTCATCGTGCACCCGCCGGTCGGCAAGTGGCTGATAGGCATGGGCGAGCAGATCTTCGGGATGCATCCGTTCGGTTGGCGGTTCATGGTCGCCCTGCTCGGTTCGCTCTCGATCCTGATGCTCGCCCGGATCGCCCGCCGACTCTTCCGCTCCACCCTGCTGGGCTGCGTGGCCGGCCTGCTGCTCTCGGTGGACGGCCTGCACTTCGTGCTGAGCCGCACCTCGCTGCTCGATCTGATCGTCATGTTCTGGACCCTGGCCGCCTTCGGGTTCCTGCTGCTGGACCGGGACCACACCAGGGCCAGGATCGCCCGCCGACTCGGCGAGGTGTCCGATCCCGTCCTCGCCCACAAGCTGCGGCTGGGGCTGCGGCCCTACCGGCTGGCGGCCGGCGTCTGCGTGGGCCTGGCCTGCTCCACCAAGTGGAGCGGCATGTACGTGGCCGCCTTCTTCGGCCTGCTGACCGTCTTCTGGGACCTGGGCGCGCGCAAGCTGGCCGGCGCCCGCCGCCCGTACTGGTCCACCCTGGTCCGCGACGGCCTGCCCGCCTTCGCCTCGATCGTGGTGGTCTCGCTGGTCGTCTACGTCGGCTCCTGGTCCGGCTGGCTGGCCAGCAGCTCGGTGCCGGGCAAGGGCGGCTACGGCCGGGACTGGGCGGTGGGCCGGCCCGGCCTGTCCACCGAGTTCGTCTCGCTGCCGCTGTTCGGCAAGGTCAAGATGCCGTTCCGGGTGGACATGACCTGGGTGCCCGAGGGCTTGCGGGCGCTGTGGCACTACCACTCGCAGATGTACAACTTCAACATCGGCCTCAGCACCCCCCACCTGTACCAGTCCAACCCGTGGAGCTGGCTGGTGCTGGGCCGCCCCGTCTCCTTCTACTACGAGTCGCCCAAGCTCGGGGAGAGCGGCTGCAAGGCCACCCAGTGCGCCTCCGAGGTGCTGGCGATCGGCACCCCGCTGCTCTGGTGGGCGGGCGTGATCGCGCTGGTGTACTGCCTGTACCGGTGGGTGCTGCGGCGCGACTGGCGGGCCGGCGCGGTGCTGTGCGGACTGGGCGCGGGGCTGCTGCCCTGGTTCGAGTACCAGCACCGGACCATCTTCCTGTTCTACGCGGTGGCCTTCGTGCCGTTCCTGGTACTCGCGGTGACCATGCTGATCGGCGCGCTGATCGGCCCCTCGGGCGCCAGTTACGAGCGGCGGCTGGTGGGCGGCGCGGCGGCCGGGGTGCTGGTGCTGGCCGTGATGTGGAACTTCCTCTACTTCCTTCCGCTGTACACCGGCCAGGTGATTCCGATGGACGCCTGGCGCTCGCGGATGTGGTTCACCAGCTGGATCTGA
- a CDS encoding TatD family hydrolase: MAAKDDRTTPPPPPAPLAVAVADSHTHLDMQSGTPAEALAKAAAVGVTTVVQVGCDLPGSRWAAELAAEFEQVHAAVALHPNEAPRLVLGDPDGWSGQRRTPGGSAALEEALAEIDRLAALEQVRAVGETGLDYFRTGPEGVDIQKESFRRHIEIAKRHGKALVIHDRDAHQDVIEVLLAEGAPERTVFHCYSGDAEMAKVCAEHGWYLSFAGPVTFKANQPLRDALAVTPLDRVLVETDAPFLTPHPYRGRPNAPYLIPVTVRSMAQTLGLAEEELSSAIAANTARAFGLRATEL; the protein is encoded by the coding sequence ATGGCTGCCAAGGACGACCGCACCACCCCGCCCCCGCCGCCCGCGCCGCTGGCGGTCGCGGTGGCCGACTCGCACACCCATCTGGACATGCAGTCCGGCACCCCGGCCGAGGCGCTCGCCAAGGCCGCCGCGGTGGGCGTGACCACGGTGGTGCAGGTCGGCTGCGACCTGCCGGGCTCGCGCTGGGCCGCGGAACTTGCCGCCGAGTTCGAGCAGGTGCACGCGGCGGTCGCGCTGCACCCCAACGAGGCGCCCCGGCTGGTGCTCGGTGACCCTGATGGCTGGTCGGGCCAGCGGCGCACTCCCGGTGGTTCGGCGGCGCTGGAGGAGGCGCTCGCCGAGATCGACCGGCTCGCCGCGCTGGAGCAGGTGCGCGCCGTCGGCGAGACCGGGCTCGACTACTTCCGTACCGGACCGGAGGGCGTGGACATCCAGAAGGAGTCCTTCCGCCGCCACATCGAGATCGCCAAGCGCCACGGCAAGGCCCTGGTGATCCACGACCGGGACGCGCACCAGGACGTGATCGAGGTGCTGCTCGCCGAGGGCGCCCCCGAGCGGACCGTCTTCCACTGCTACTCCGGCGACGCCGAGATGGCCAAGGTCTGCGCCGAGCACGGCTGGTACCTCTCGTTCGCCGGCCCGGTCACCTTCAAGGCCAACCAGCCGCTGCGCGACGCGCTGGCCGTCACCCCGCTGGACCGGGTGCTGGTGGAGACCGACGCGCCGTTCCTCACCCCGCACCCCTACCGGGGACGGCCGAACGCGCCCTACCTGATCCCGGTCACGGTGCGCTCGATGGCCCAGACCCTGGGTCTGGCGGAGGAGGAGCTGAGCAGCGCGATCGCGGCGAACACCGCACGCGCCTTCGGCTTGCGAGCGACTGAGCTGTGA